The following are encoded in a window of Flavobacteriales bacterium genomic DNA:
- a CDS encoding LptF/LptG family permease: MRILDWYILKKFLTTFIFTLSMILIIAMVFDAAERSDRIMTRKPPTWDLVKYYIYFSLKWGIILSSFFTFISVMIFTSQMANRTEIVPILSSGVSYKRLMFPYIIGASLIGIMAFFSMSFFLPAASVEGLAFEKKYIWRTEKRTFVDIHIKQNDRSYLYFRSFTNNDYTGKRFSQEIFDGNELKYKLMSETITWIPDSNKWELGNYHWRSIDENGKEFTETGDFIYKDLDLKPDEVYVETHDKIQLNYFQLEDQIAKEEARGSKNALDFKIEFHARFANSFANIILTLLAFFISSKKVRGGIGFNISIGLFIVMLYLLVNRFVLTYANAYEMNAFLAAWLPMLFNIPVLLWFYKKAQK, encoded by the coding sequence TTGAGGATACTTGACTGGTACATACTTAAAAAGTTTTTAACAACTTTTATTTTCACCCTTTCCATGATTCTAATCATTGCTATGGTATTTGATGCCGCTGAGCGATCTGATAGAATTATGACAAGGAAACCTCCTACTTGGGACTTGGTGAAGTACTATATCTATTTTTCATTAAAATGGGGAATCATTCTAAGTTCTTTCTTTACTTTTATTTCCGTAATGATTTTCACTTCTCAAATGGCAAATAGAACTGAAATAGTTCCTATTTTGAGCAGTGGAGTGAGTTATAAAAGACTTATGTTTCCTTATATTATTGGTGCTTCGCTAATAGGGATTATGGCATTTTTCTCAATGAGCTTTTTCCTTCCAGCTGCTTCAGTGGAAGGCTTGGCTTTCGAAAAAAAATATATTTGGAGGACAGAAAAAAGAACCTTTGTTGATATTCACATTAAACAAAATGATCGTTCTTATCTATATTTCAGATCTTTTACGAATAACGATTATACAGGGAAAAGATTTAGCCAAGAAATATTTGATGGTAATGAGTTGAAATACAAACTCATGTCTGAAACAATTACTTGGATTCCTGACAGTAATAAATGGGAATTAGGAAATTATCATTGGCGAAGTATTGACGAAAATGGGAAGGAATTCACTGAAACAGGAGACTTTATCTATAAAGATTTAGACTTAAAACCAGATGAAGTCTATGTGGAAACACATGACAAAATTCAGCTCAACTATTTCCAGCTAGAAGATCAAATAGCCAAAGAAGAAGCTAGAGGATCTAAGAATGCTTTAGACTTTAAAATCGAGTTCCATGCACGTTTTGCAAATTCCTTTGCCAATATTATCTTAACACTATTAGCTTTTTTCATTTCTTCTAAAAAAGTGAGAGGTGGAATTGGGTTCAATATTTCTATTGGATTATTCATTGTAATGCTTTATCTATTAGTAAATAGATTTGTACTCACTTATGCCAATGCTTACGAAATGAATGCTTTTTTGGCAGCTTGGCTACCGATGTTATTTAATATCCCTGTATTGCTTTGGTTTTATAAAAAAGCACAGAAATAA
- a CDS encoding GlmU family protein — MNTIVFFENSQYRTQLKPFTFTRPLSHIRVGILTIAEKWQKRTNFEIKYLNHSSLQEKFGEFENNNEEVIFVNSSVCPSSDLIDLMKRTTINQAYFWQEDLLFYKGNLEDFKDKNWEKHDLMVEPVMLRFHFDIFSKNGVEIQRDFDLLTQGRNSQAISPTNTCIAPENIFLEEGAKVECAVLNASSGPIYIGKNAEIMEGSVVRGALAMGENAVLKLSTKIYGATTVGPFAKVGGEVNNSVIFGYSNKGHDGFLGNSVLGEWCNLGADTNNSNLKNNYSQVRVWNYQAEEYQDSGLQFCGLIMGDHSKCGINTMFNTGTVVGVSANVFGGGFPPKFIPSFTWGGADGFVEYRLDKALEVAQRVMERRKVDLNEADRKLLENILLETKKYR; from the coding sequence ATGAACACAATAGTTTTTTTTGAAAACAGTCAATATAGAACACAATTAAAACCTTTCACTTTTACACGTCCTTTGTCTCATATTAGAGTAGGGATTCTTACCATTGCGGAAAAATGGCAAAAAAGAACAAACTTCGAAATCAAATACCTCAATCATTCTAGTTTACAAGAAAAGTTTGGAGAATTTGAAAATAATAATGAAGAAGTAATCTTTGTGAATTCAAGTGTCTGTCCTTCTAGTGATTTAATTGATTTAATGAAGCGCACAACGATCAATCAAGCATATTTTTGGCAAGAAGATCTTCTGTTTTATAAAGGAAATCTAGAAGATTTTAAAGACAAAAACTGGGAAAAGCATGATCTTATGGTTGAACCTGTAATGTTGCGTTTTCATTTTGATATTTTTTCAAAAAATGGTGTAGAAATTCAAAGAGATTTTGATTTACTTACCCAAGGAAGAAATTCTCAAGCTATTTCTCCAACAAATACCTGTATTGCCCCAGAAAATATCTTTTTGGAGGAAGGAGCAAAAGTAGAATGTGCAGTGCTTAACGCAAGTTCTGGTCCTATATATATCGGGAAAAATGCCGAAATTATGGAAGGATCGGTAGTTAGAGGTGCTTTAGCAATGGGAGAAAATGCCGTGCTTAAACTTTCAACAAAAATTTATGGAGCAACCACGGTAGGGCCTTTTGCCAAGGTTGGGGGAGAAGTGAATAATTCAGTCATTTTTGGTTATTCCAATAAAGGACACGATGGCTTTTTAGGAAACTCTGTTTTGGGTGAATGGTGTAACTTAGGAGCAGATACAAATAATTCCAATCTAAAAAATAACTATTCTCAAGTTAGGGTATGGAATTATCAGGCAGAAGAATATCAAGATTCTGGTCTTCAGTTTTGTGGACTCATTATGGGTGATCATTCAAAATGTGGAATTAATACGATGTTTAACACAGGAACAGTAGTTGGCGTTTCTGCAAACGTATTTGGTGGTGGTTTTCCACCCAAATTTATTCCCTCTTTTACTTGGGGCGGAGCAGATGGTTTTGTAGAATACCGATTAGACAAAGCTCTTGAAGTTGCACAAAGAGTAATGGAGAGAAGAAAAGTAGATTTGAATGAGGCAGATAGAAAACTATTGGAAAATATTCTTTTAGAAACCAAAAAGTATCGATAA
- a CDS encoding CotH kinase family protein, translated as MKNKWLLLLLVPIFWACTEVEDEFESNIPSFNSLEPKTINTDLPVVNLYLDNKEFSNMMKNYESEIEIEGTFEMFKNGEKIIELDEVEVEIKGASSSALPMKSLGIKFDKKYKNASKDYNLLNPKNILPHHSLEKIKSIRLRNSGNDFVETMIKDLSLTKLAIDLDLNIDLMYGEPVIAFVNEEFYGVLNLRTESNKHGIAGLFGADKDDVTLVKMADATAILKDGEESVLENLKTAVTSKDVAYLKEHVDIDNFIDYMLFESFVGNVDWPSNNVRFFSIDGSKIRFFLYDLDFSLKDDLKDDHEHFIDDEYENLVSDLFFVLEENAEFKSKFTKRKEEFKNNPKLKVENYLSIVNELVEEIKPWMPYQIDKYQHPETYGEWLLNIEELKLNYKDRYEGLFRD; from the coding sequence ATGAAAAATAAATGGCTATTACTATTGTTGGTCCCAATTTTTTGGGCGTGTACAGAGGTTGAAGATGAATTTGAATCCAATATCCCATCTTTTAACTCACTAGAACCAAAGACCATTAATACTGATTTACCAGTAGTGAATCTTTATCTTGATAACAAGGAATTCTCTAATATGATGAAGAATTACGAGTCTGAAATAGAGATTGAAGGAACATTCGAAATGTTTAAAAATGGTGAGAAAATTATTGAATTAGATGAAGTTGAGGTAGAAATTAAAGGAGCATCTAGTTCTGCTTTACCCATGAAATCTTTAGGAATTAAGTTCGATAAAAAGTATAAAAATGCTTCAAAGGACTACAATTTATTAAATCCTAAAAATATACTGCCACATCATTCCTTAGAAAAAATAAAATCTATTAGACTAAGAAATTCAGGAAACGATTTTGTAGAAACAATGATAAAGGATTTATCATTAACTAAATTGGCTATTGATCTTGATTTGAATATAGATTTGATGTATGGTGAGCCTGTTATCGCTTTTGTAAATGAAGAATTTTATGGAGTGTTAAATTTAAGAACAGAAAGTAACAAGCATGGAATCGCAGGTCTCTTTGGAGCAGATAAAGATGATGTTACCCTAGTAAAAATGGCAGATGCTACAGCAATATTGAAAGATGGTGAAGAGTCTGTTTTAGAAAATTTAAAGACAGCAGTAACATCCAAAGATGTAGCTTACTTAAAAGAACATGTTGATATAGATAATTTTATAGACTATATGCTCTTTGAATCCTTTGTTGGAAATGTAGATTGGCCATCAAACAATGTTAGATTCTTTTCTATAGATGGGAGCAAAATTCGTTTTTTCTTATATGATTTAGATTTTTCTTTAAAAGATGATTTAAAAGATGATCATGAACATTTTATAGACGATGAATATGAAAATTTAGTGAGCGATTTATTTTTTGTATTAGAAGAGAATGCGGAGTTTAAATCAAAATTCACAAAAAGGAAAGAGGAATTTAAAAATAATCCTAAACTGAAGGTTGAGAACTATCTAAGTATTGTGAATGAGTTGGTTGAAGAAATAAAGCCATGGATGCCATATCAGATTGATAAATATCAACATCCTGAAACTTATGGCGAATGGTTGCTAAATATTGAAGAATTAAAACTGAATTACAAAGATCGTTATGAAGGTCTTTTTAGGGATTAA